A genomic segment from Chitinophaga niabensis encodes:
- the murD gene encoding UDP-N-acetylmuramoyl-L-alanine--D-glutamate ligase: protein MKLVILGAGESGIGAALLGKQKGFEVFVSDGGQIKDIYKQELAVNNIPFEEGHHSWNIILEADEIVKSPGIPEKSELMKKVRERGVSVISEIEFAWRFSKDKKIIAITGSNGKSTTTALTYHIFRTAGLNAALVGNIGISYARQVALEPADYYVIEISSFQLDDIRDFKPDVAILLNITPDHLDRYDYKMENYVASKFRIAMNQTKEDFFIYCKDDPEIRHYLETKPIYSEPIPFSIMEPLKEGGFIENEQLNIHVKDEPVIMSMYDLALKGKHNLYNSMAAGIAGRTMDIRKEKIRESLASFKSLEHRMEYVATVRGVDFINDSKATNVNSVWFALESMERPVVLIMGGVDKGNDYSAIRDLVREKVKAIICLGVDNRPIHEGLSKDIEVMVNTDNMKDAVAAAFQMSSKGDVVLLSPACASFDLFKNYEERGRQFKEAVREL from the coding sequence ATGAAACTCGTTATACTGGGAGCTGGAGAAAGCGGGATCGGTGCAGCATTGCTGGGAAAACAAAAGGGATTTGAAGTATTTGTTTCAGACGGCGGTCAGATCAAAGACATCTATAAACAGGAGCTGGCGGTGAATAATATCCCTTTTGAAGAAGGGCACCACTCCTGGAATATTATACTGGAGGCGGATGAAATTGTGAAAAGTCCGGGTATACCGGAAAAGTCCGAGTTGATGAAGAAAGTGAGGGAGCGTGGTGTATCAGTGATCTCAGAGATCGAATTTGCGTGGCGCTTCAGTAAGGACAAAAAGATCATTGCCATCACGGGTAGTAACGGTAAAAGCACCACAACGGCGCTCACTTACCACATTTTCAGAACAGCCGGCCTTAACGCCGCACTGGTTGGTAACATTGGCATCAGCTATGCCCGCCAGGTAGCCTTAGAGCCTGCAGACTATTATGTTATAGAGATCAGCAGCTTTCAGCTGGACGATATACGTGATTTCAAACCGGATGTAGCTATCCTCCTGAACATCACACCGGACCATCTGGACCGCTATGATTATAAAATGGAAAACTATGTGGCATCAAAATTCCGCATAGCCATGAATCAAACGAAGGAGGATTTTTTCATTTACTGTAAAGACGATCCAGAGATCAGGCATTATTTAGAAACGAAACCCATTTATTCAGAACCAATACCTTTTAGCATTATGGAACCATTGAAAGAAGGTGGATTTATAGAAAACGAACAATTGAATATTCACGTGAAAGACGAGCCGGTAATTATGTCTATGTATGACCTGGCATTAAAAGGAAAGCACAATTTGTATAATTCAATGGCAGCAGGGATAGCAGGTCGCACAATGGATATCCGGAAAGAAAAGATCCGGGAAAGCCTGGCTTCATTCAAGAGCCTGGAGCACCGTATGGAATATGTAGCCACGGTGCGTGGTGTAGACTTTATAAACGACAGCAAGGCTACTAACGTGAATTCAGTATGGTTCGCATTGGAAAGTATGGAACGCCCTGTAGTTCTTATTATGGGCGGTGTGGATAAAGGCAATGATTACAGTGCCATCCGTGACCTGGTACGTGAAAAAGTGAAGGCCATCATTTGCCTGGGCGTAGATAACCGCCCCATCCACGAAGGTCTTTCCAAAGACATAGAAGTAATGGTGAATACGGACAATATGAAGGATGCCGTTGCGGCCGCCTTCCAGATGTCCAGCAAAGGAGATGTAGTACTGCTCTCCCCTGCCTGCGCCAGCTTTGACCTCTTCAAGAATTATGAAGAGAGAGGCCGCCAGTTTAAGGAAGCAGTGAGAGAACTTTAA
- the ftsZ gene encoding cell division protein FtsZ yields MIHFDLPKEKSSIIKVIGIGGGGSNAVNHMFSQNIDGVNFIICNTDAQAIANSPVPNKVQLGPHLTQGLGAGANPRIGEQATEESFEEIKKILEVNTKMAFITAGMGGGTGTGGAPIIARICKELGILTVGIVTTPFSYEGKKRMQQAEEGINRLKECVDTLLIISNDKLRQKFGDLKFKAAFEKADNVLATAAKCITDVINSTGQINVDFADVCTVMRNGGVAILGAALAEGENRAQIAIEEALTSPLLNDNDIKGAKWILINISSAEGEFEHTLDEMDTIQAYVQSMAGEDCDVILGVGYDQTLDRNLGVTIIATGFEQNPIQQLKAAANPQQQVTKEEPKIVMTLGQEGDEKKMHNQGMLFSEEEPEIKDVMAPTLVVPVVSHPAPATSFEQPAAQQPVRETYTLNIEPVEPVNVPQPQAQQQVQQPAQQPVQPQQPASTPASGGYLNRPSNIYVEPVNNNTEDQPEMKMVFKEDAAPVVPEQPVQQPVQPVQQPQQLVPQQEEPNDEQKRKQLERVAKLRSISFNVKNMENNQEIENVPAYLRRNVDLDNGAGSAEQFYSSYTVGNDQDNKAEINTINTFLDGKKPD; encoded by the coding sequence ATGATACATTTTGATCTTCCAAAGGAAAAATCCTCAATCATCAAGGTAATAGGCATTGGTGGCGGAGGTAGCAATGCAGTCAACCACATGTTCAGCCAGAACATTGATGGAGTGAACTTCATTATCTGCAATACCGATGCACAGGCTATTGCAAACAGTCCTGTACCCAATAAGGTACAACTGGGACCACACCTGACGCAGGGTTTAGGAGCAGGCGCCAATCCAAGGATCGGCGAACAGGCTACGGAGGAATCCTTTGAAGAAATCAAAAAGATCCTGGAGGTGAATACCAAAATGGCATTCATCACTGCAGGCATGGGCGGCGGAACCGGAACCGGCGGAGCACCCATCATTGCCAGGATCTGTAAAGAGCTGGGGATCCTTACTGTGGGTATTGTTACCACACCCTTTTCATATGAAGGGAAAAAACGGATGCAGCAGGCAGAAGAAGGTATCAACCGCTTGAAAGAATGTGTGGATACTTTACTGATCATATCCAACGACAAGCTCCGTCAGAAGTTCGGTGACCTGAAATTCAAAGCGGCGTTTGAAAAAGCGGATAACGTGTTAGCTACAGCGGCTAAATGTATCACAGATGTGATCAACTCCACCGGTCAGATCAACGTTGACTTTGCGGACGTTTGTACCGTAATGCGCAACGGTGGCGTGGCCATCCTGGGAGCTGCTCTTGCAGAAGGCGAAAACCGTGCACAAATAGCGATAGAAGAAGCATTGACTTCTCCATTGCTGAATGATAATGATATCAAAGGAGCCAAATGGATCCTTATCAATATTTCTTCCGCAGAAGGTGAATTTGAGCATACGCTGGATGAAATGGATACTATCCAGGCCTATGTACAAAGCATGGCCGGTGAGGATTGCGATGTGATCCTGGGTGTGGGCTACGATCAAACACTAGATCGCAATCTGGGTGTTACCATCATTGCTACCGGATTTGAACAAAATCCTATTCAGCAACTGAAAGCTGCTGCAAATCCACAGCAACAGGTAACCAAGGAAGAGCCAAAGATCGTTATGACACTGGGCCAGGAAGGAGATGAAAAGAAAATGCACAACCAGGGCATGCTTTTCTCTGAAGAAGAACCAGAGATCAAGGATGTAATGGCGCCAACATTGGTAGTGCCAGTAGTATCTCACCCCGCTCCTGCTACTTCGTTTGAGCAACCTGCAGCACAACAGCCTGTGAGGGAAACCTACACGTTGAACATTGAGCCTGTTGAACCGGTGAATGTACCACAGCCACAAGCACAACAGCAAGTACAGCAGCCAGCGCAACAACCAGTTCAACCACAGCAGCCAGCAAGCACACCAGCTTCCGGAGGTTATCTTAACCGCCCTTCCAATATCTATGTGGAACCGGTGAATAACAATACGGAAGACCAACCGGAAATGAAAATGGTGTTCAAAGAAGATGCAGCGCCGGTTGTACCGGAACAGCCTGTGCAGCAGCCTGTACAACCTGTACAGCAGCCACAGCAACTGGTACCGCAGCAGGAAGAACCTAACGATGAACAGAAACGTAAGCAACTGGAAAGAGTAGCCAAACTGCGCAGCATCAGTTTCAATGTGAAGAACATGGAAAATAACCAGGAGATAGAAAATGTGCCTGCATACCTTAGAAGGAATGTAGATCTGGATAATGGTGCCGGCTCCGCTGAGCAGTTCTATTCCAGCTACACTGTGGGCAACGACCAGGATAACAAGGCAGAGATCAATACGATCAATACCTTTTTAGATGGCAAAAAACCAGACTGA
- the murC gene encoding UDP-N-acetylmuramate--L-alanine ligase, whose amino-acid sequence MELKKIHRIYFVGIGGIGMSAIARFFNEKGVKVSGYDKTSTELTQQLEAEGIDIHYSEDLDKIDKAADLVVYTPAIPATQKELVYYRENGYEVVKRSDVLQEITRELFAITVAGTHGKTTVSTMIAHILRHTGYGCNAFLGGISSNYGKNFWSSEKQVAVIEADEYDRSFLKLSPDVAVLTAMDPDHLDIYGTEQAVVDAFIQYTKNIKPNGTLLARHGLPHGAALEGDNKLFYSLQNDAADIYGKNIRMDNGGYEFDVVQQDWLIDNVKLYIGGMHNVENAIAAIGVAHLLGISNEKIRAAVADFKGIRRRFEYLVKKDNVVYIDDYAHHPEELRALITSAKSLFRGKKCTVIFQPHLFTRTRDFADGFGETLSMADEVILLPIYPARELPIEGVTSEMIASRIHGPEVKIIERDAVVTWLKDHPSQLLITAGAGDIDLLREPIQHLLN is encoded by the coding sequence ATGGAACTGAAGAAAATACATAGGATCTATTTTGTTGGTATCGGTGGTATCGGTATGAGTGCGATTGCACGTTTCTTTAATGAGAAAGGTGTGAAAGTGAGCGGGTACGATAAAACAAGTACCGAGCTGACACAGCAACTGGAAGCAGAAGGCATCGACATTCATTATTCAGAAGACCTGGATAAGATCGACAAAGCTGCCGACCTTGTTGTGTATACCCCTGCTATTCCGGCCACACAAAAAGAACTGGTGTATTATCGTGAGAATGGATACGAAGTAGTGAAACGCAGCGATGTGCTGCAGGAGATCACCCGTGAATTGTTTGCTATCACCGTGGCAGGTACACATGGAAAAACAACGGTCTCTACCATGATCGCCCATATCCTTCGTCATACAGGATATGGCTGCAATGCTTTCCTGGGAGGCATCAGTTCCAACTACGGAAAGAATTTCTGGAGCAGCGAAAAGCAGGTAGCAGTGATTGAAGCAGATGAGTACGACCGCTCTTTCCTGAAACTGAGCCCTGATGTAGCTGTACTCACCGCCATGGACCCGGATCACCTGGATATCTATGGTACAGAGCAGGCTGTGGTAGACGCCTTCATTCAATATACAAAGAACATCAAGCCAAACGGCACCCTGCTGGCAAGGCATGGTTTACCACACGGCGCAGCACTGGAAGGAGATAATAAACTTTTCTACAGCCTGCAGAATGATGCCGCCGATATATATGGGAAAAATATCCGCATGGATAACGGAGGTTATGAGTTTGATGTAGTGCAGCAGGATTGGCTGATAGATAATGTGAAACTATATATCGGAGGTATGCACAATGTGGAGAATGCCATTGCGGCTATCGGCGTGGCACATCTCTTAGGCATCAGTAACGAAAAGATCAGGGCAGCAGTAGCTGATTTTAAAGGTATCCGCCGCCGTTTTGAATACCTGGTGAAGAAAGATAACGTTGTATATATAGATGACTATGCACATCACCCGGAGGAATTAAGAGCATTGATCACCAGCGCCAAATCTTTGTTCCGCGGAAAGAAATGTACTGTCATCTTTCAACCGCATCTATTTACCAGAACAAGGGATTTTGCCGATGGATTTGGGGAAACCCTCTCCATGGCAGATGAAGTGATCCTCCTTCCTATCTATCCTGCAAGGGAATTACCGATAGAAGGAGTAACCAGTGAAATGATCGCCTCCCGGATCCATGGCCCGGAAGTGAAGATCATAGAAAGGGATGCGGTAGTAACATGGCTGAAGGACCATCCTTCGCAACTTTTAATCACGGCAGGTGCAGGAGACATTGATCTGCTGCGCGAACCGATACAACATTTATTGAACTGA
- the ftsA gene encoding cell division protein FtsA, which produces MNQEAPIIVGLDIGTTKIAAIAGRKNEYGKLEILGFGKAPSFGVQHGMVLNIDQTIKAIRQALENCYASNPNLEINEVYVGIAGHHIKSLQTRGDIVRNDTDAEISQKDIDQLINDQYKTVIPASDQIIDVIPQQYIVDSLQNITYPIGMSGVKVGANFHIITGDKNAIRNINRSVEKSGLRIKDLVLQPLASAAAVMCDMDFEAGVAIVDIGGGTTDLAVFYEGILKHTAVIPYGGENITNDIKNGLGVLKTQAEQMKVQFGYALADEAKNNAYITIPGLRGQSPKEISVKNLAHIIQARMSEILDFVVYHLKQIGMDNKMLNGGIILTGGGSQLKHLIQLTEYTTGVSARIGYPNEHLASGHTDELTKPMYATCVGLILKGYNDYENDRRALEENYVKINTSYFAKEQAARKAEDEEGWMEEEEPDTVESATARQDRKARERNASLKGFLDRMKTKIIDMFTEEEDAKL; this is translated from the coding sequence ATGAATCAGGAAGCTCCCATCATTGTAGGTCTCGACATTGGCACCACGAAGATAGCAGCCATCGCAGGAAGGAAGAATGAATACGGGAAATTGGAAATCCTCGGATTCGGGAAGGCCCCATCATTTGGTGTTCAACACGGTATGGTGTTGAATATCGACCAAACTATCAAGGCTATACGCCAGGCCCTGGAAAACTGCTATGCCTCCAACCCCAACCTGGAGATCAATGAGGTATATGTAGGCATCGCCGGCCATCATATAAAAAGCCTTCAGACGCGTGGTGACATTGTACGCAATGACACAGACGCCGAGATCTCTCAGAAAGACATTGATCAGCTGATCAATGATCAATATAAAACCGTGATCCCTGCCAGCGATCAGATCATCGATGTGATCCCGCAGCAATATATTGTGGACAGCCTGCAGAATATTACCTATCCTATTGGGATGAGTGGTGTGAAAGTAGGGGCCAACTTCCATATCATCACCGGTGATAAGAACGCCATCCGGAACATCAACCGGAGCGTGGAAAAATCCGGCCTCCGTATCAAAGACCTGGTATTGCAGCCGCTGGCATCTGCCGCTGCTGTTATGTGCGATATGGACTTTGAAGCCGGAGTTGCAATCGTAGACATTGGAGGTGGTACAACGGACCTCGCAGTGTTCTATGAAGGCATTCTGAAACACACTGCCGTGATACCATATGGTGGCGAAAACATTACCAACGATATCAAGAACGGCCTGGGTGTTTTAAAAACACAGGCAGAGCAAATGAAGGTACAGTTCGGTTACGCCCTTGCAGACGAAGCCAAGAACAACGCATACATCACTATTCCGGGTCTCCGTGGCCAAAGCCCTAAAGAGATCTCTGTAAAGAACCTCGCACACATCATCCAGGCAAGGATGAGCGAGATCCTGGACTTTGTGGTGTATCACCTGAAACAGATCGGGATGGACAACAAAATGCTGAATGGTGGTATCATCCTCACGGGTGGAGGCTCTCAGCTGAAACACCTGATCCAGTTAACGGAGTATACTACCGGTGTAAGTGCAAGGATCGGTTATCCTAACGAACACCTGGCCAGTGGCCATACAGATGAGCTGACCAAGCCCATGTATGCCACCTGCGTTGGTTTGATCCTGAAAGGCTACAATGATTATGAAAATGACAGAAGAGCACTGGAAGAAAATTATGTGAAGATCAACACCAGCTATTTTGCCAAAGAACAGGCCGCACGCAAAGCAGAAGATGAGGAAGGCTGGATGGAAGAAGAAGAGCCGGATACAGTTGAATCAGCCACTGCAAGGCAGGATAGGAAAGCAAGAGAACGTAATGCATCTCTCAAAGGATTCCTGGACAGGATGAAAACAAAGATCATCGACATGTTCACCGAAGAAGAGGATGCGAAACTGTAA
- the mraY gene encoding phospho-N-acetylmuramoyl-pentapeptide-transferase, translating to MWQFITFRVTMALLLSLAISLLFGKRIVRYLQKKQIGETIRDLGLEGQVSKKGTPTMGGLIILAAIVIPTILFARVLNVYILLILLCTIWLGLIGFIDDYIKVFKKNKEGLAGRFKILGQIGLGLIVGLTLYFNDNVVISREVMNGKKMPANERVINSSERVTVDGQKFVDVKTPITTIPFVKNHEFNYSKLISWIGPGAEKYTFILYTLIVIVIIVAVSNGANLTDGLDGLATGVSAVIGICLGIFAYVSGNIKFAEYLNIMYIPNLGELSIFIAALVGACVGFLWYNAFPAQVFMGDTGSLALGGIIASLAIIVRKELLIPIFCGVFLVENLSVLIQVSYFKYTKKKYGEGRRVFLMSPLHHHYQKLGYHESKISVRFWIVTVMCVVFAIATLKMR from the coding sequence ATGTGGCAATTCATCACCTTCCGGGTAACGATGGCGTTATTACTGTCACTCGCGATCTCTTTGCTTTTTGGTAAACGTATTGTCAGGTACCTGCAAAAGAAACAGATCGGCGAAACGATCCGTGATCTGGGCCTGGAAGGGCAGGTAAGCAAAAAAGGCACTCCCACCATGGGTGGCCTGATCATCCTGGCTGCCATCGTGATCCCTACTATCCTTTTTGCCCGGGTATTGAATGTATACATCCTGCTCATCCTGCTTTGCACCATCTGGCTGGGATTGATCGGGTTTATTGATGACTATATCAAAGTATTTAAAAAGAATAAAGAAGGACTTGCCGGAAGGTTTAAAATACTGGGGCAGATAGGGCTTGGGCTCATCGTGGGGCTTACCCTGTATTTCAATGACAATGTGGTGATCTCCCGTGAAGTAATGAACGGTAAAAAGATGCCGGCGAATGAAAGAGTGATCAATAGTTCCGAAAGGGTAACCGTAGATGGGCAAAAGTTTGTGGACGTTAAAACACCAATCACCACCATTCCTTTCGTAAAGAACCATGAATTCAATTATTCCAAACTGATCTCCTGGATAGGGCCCGGTGCGGAGAAATACACTTTCATCCTGTACACCCTGATCGTGATCGTTATCATTGTAGCCGTGTCCAATGGTGCCAATCTTACGGATGGACTGGATGGGCTGGCAACAGGCGTTTCCGCAGTGATAGGGATCTGCCTTGGCATTTTTGCTTATGTGAGCGGTAACATCAAGTTTGCGGAGTACCTCAATATTATGTACATCCCCAACCTCGGTGAACTCTCCATATTCATTGCAGCCCTGGTAGGAGCCTGTGTAGGTTTCCTCTGGTACAACGCTTTCCCTGCCCAGGTTTTTATGGGTGATACAGGCAGTCTCGCACTGGGAGGCATCATTGCATCACTGGCCATTATTGTGAGAAAAGAATTGCTGATCCCCATCTTCTGCGGTGTGTTCCTGGTAGAAAACCTGAGCGTACTGATCCAGGTGAGCTATTTCAAATACACGAAGAAGAAGTATGGTGAAGGAAGAAGGGTATTCTTAATGAGTCCCCTGCATCACCATTATCAGAAGCTGGGATATCATGAAAGTAAGATCTCTGTGCGGTTCTGGATTGTGACGGTGATGTGTGTGGTATTTGCCATTGCTACATTAAAAATGAGATAA
- the murG gene encoding undecaprenyldiphospho-muramoylpentapeptide beta-N-acetylglucosaminyltransferase produces MAYKVIIAGGGTGGHIFPAIAIANALRKLEPQTEILFVGAKGKMEMEKVPQAGYPIEGLEIAGFNRSNMLKNILLPFKLLKSLRQAKNILTRFQPDAVVGVGGYASFPILRQAQRRGIPTLIQEQNSYAGKSNKILGRKAGKICVAYEGMDKFFPADKLLYTGNPVRGAITESAVTREEALRHFGLLDGKPTIFAVGGSLGAKSINEAILPHLVEFVNKDIQLIWQTGKPFYDTAKSAAAAFATHVKVYEFINVMDFAYKAADTVISRAGALAIAELCVVKKPVIFVPYPFAAEDHQTQNALSLVHKQAALMIKDGEAQSRLVNEAFSLVQNKALMDQLEQNIAPLGNKNADMTIARAVLGLIK; encoded by the coding sequence TTGGCATACAAAGTGATCATAGCAGGCGGCGGTACAGGAGGACATATCTTCCCGGCCATTGCCATTGCAAACGCGCTCCGCAAGTTGGAACCGCAGACGGAGATCCTCTTTGTGGGAGCCAAAGGGAAAATGGAAATGGAGAAAGTGCCGCAGGCTGGCTATCCCATCGAAGGATTGGAGATTGCAGGTTTCAACCGCAGCAATATGTTGAAGAACATCCTGCTGCCATTCAAACTGCTGAAAAGCTTACGCCAGGCAAAGAACATCCTTACCCGTTTCCAACCGGATGCCGTAGTAGGTGTTGGTGGTTATGCCAGCTTCCCTATTTTAAGGCAGGCACAGCGCAGGGGAATTCCTACGTTGATACAGGAACAGAATTCCTATGCCGGAAAAAGCAATAAGATATTAGGCCGCAAGGCTGGTAAGATATGTGTGGCATACGAAGGAATGGATAAATTCTTTCCCGCCGACAAACTCCTCTATACAGGTAACCCTGTACGGGGAGCCATTACAGAAAGTGCTGTAACAAGAGAAGAAGCATTACGCCATTTTGGATTGCTGGATGGTAAACCTACCATTTTTGCAGTAGGTGGCAGCCTCGGCGCAAAATCCATCAATGAAGCAATACTGCCTCATCTTGTGGAATTTGTGAATAAAGATATCCAGCTGATCTGGCAAACGGGAAAGCCGTTCTACGATACAGCAAAATCAGCTGCGGCAGCTTTTGCCACACATGTGAAGGTCTATGAATTCATCAATGTGATGGATTTTGCCTACAAAGCGGCAGACACCGTGATATCACGCGCAGGAGCTTTAGCGATTGCTGAGCTTTGCGTAGTAAAGAAGCCGGTGATCTTTGTGCCCTATCCATTTGCGGCAGAAGATCATCAAACACAGAATGCGCTCAGCCTTGTGCATAAACAGGCCGCGCTGATGATCAAAGACGGCGAAGCACAAAGCCGCCTGGTGAATGAAGCATTCAGCCTGGTACAGAACAAAGCACTGATGGACCAGCTGGAGCAGAACATCGCGCCACTGGGAAATAAAAATGCAGACATGACTATCGCCCGGGCAGTGCTTGGGTTGATTAAATAA
- a CDS encoding FtsW/RodA/SpoVE family cell cycle protein, whose product MNNLLQRTKGDKVIWTIVFFLSAVSLLAVYSSTGSLAYRVYSGHTEYYLFKQLSVLILGVMIIYFAHRVNYTIYSRVAQIGFILSIPLLIYTLAFGSNLNEASRWIRLPVINLTFQTSDIAKLALFMYVSRQLSRKQLVITDFKKGFLPIIIPVGVICALIMPANMSTALLLGASCMLLCFIGRVPLKFLLSMVGGAILLIVLMFAVASLTGYGRAETWKKRIESFTSNEAHEVPYQVQQANIAIAGGGTVGKGPGNSTARNFLPHPYSDFIFAIILEEYGIFGAFLVLIAYLVLLLRSIRIFKNCPYAFGAFLALGLSVTLVIQALMHMAVNVHLLPVTGLTLPLVSMGGSSVIFTSLAIGIILSVSRSVEETSKKEVTNVAVAA is encoded by the coding sequence GTGAACAACTTACTTCAAAGGACAAAAGGTGATAAGGTGATCTGGACGATCGTGTTCTTCCTGTCTGCAGTAAGCTTGTTGGCAGTATACAGTTCAACCGGCTCTTTGGCATATCGGGTTTATAGCGGTCATACGGAGTACTATCTTTTCAAGCAACTCTCCGTATTGATACTGGGTGTTATGATCATCTATTTTGCGCATCGGGTGAATTATACCATTTACTCCAGGGTGGCACAGATAGGTTTTATCCTGTCCATCCCCCTGCTGATCTATACACTGGCTTTCGGTTCCAATCTGAATGAAGCCAGCCGCTGGATCAGGCTGCCGGTGATCAACCTTACGTTCCAAACGTCGGACATTGCGAAGCTAGCCTTGTTCATGTACGTAAGCCGTCAACTGTCACGCAAGCAGTTAGTGATCACAGACTTTAAAAAAGGCTTCCTGCCTATCATCATACCGGTTGGTGTGATCTGTGCATTGATCATGCCTGCGAACATGAGTACGGCATTACTTTTAGGAGCCAGTTGCATGTTGCTTTGTTTCATTGGCCGTGTACCGTTGAAGTTCTTACTGTCGATGGTGGGAGGTGCCATATTATTGATCGTGCTGATGTTCGCAGTAGCAAGTTTAACGGGTTACGGACGTGCGGAAACATGGAAAAAAAGGATAGAAAGTTTTACCAGTAATGAAGCACATGAGGTGCCCTACCAGGTACAGCAGGCAAACATTGCCATTGCAGGTGGCGGTACAGTAGGGAAAGGACCGGGTAATAGTACGGCAAGAAATTTCTTACCGCACCCTTATTCGGATTTTATTTTTGCGATTATTCTTGAGGAGTATGGTATCTTTGGCGCCTTTTTAGTGTTGATTGCTTATCTCGTACTGCTCTTACGAAGTATCAGAATATTCAAGAACTGTCCATACGCATTTGGTGCATTCCTCGCACTAGGTCTGAGTGTTACATTAGTGATCCAGGCATTGATGCATATGGCTGTAAACGTACACCTGCTACCGGTTACAGGGTTAACCCTGCCGCTGGTGAGTATGGGAGGATCATCCGTGATCTTTACGAGCCTGGCCATAGGAATTATACTGAGTGTTTCCAGAAGTGTAGAAGAAACTTCAAAGAAAGAGGTTACCAATGTGGCAGTTGCCGCATAA
- a CDS encoding cell division protein FtsQ/DivIB produces the protein MQSKTKIAFKRIGIALLWSGVLIGFMVLLVAAVREKDHTKCKGLKITLKGDDRNAFIDEKDIKALINNSKDRKQNPVGMLISDINIGNLERIVERDPWVRSAELFIDNNEVLNIEVVQRDPLARVFTFSGNSFYLDEQGERIPVSDRFSARVPVFTGFPTDAMQLKKEDSLLYTQMGEMARFIATDTFWNAQVEQVIITGDRKFEFIPKLGDHVVVFGEGTDIAAKFNKLLVFYREGLNKAGWNTYSRLNIAYHEEVIGTRRDGKSAPPPPMYKDSTVADVAMDDDDHSTPAPATTPKPAAAKPKADKPAATKKPAARKPEKKAEGPKPKAVYNKPNRNRN, from the coding sequence ATGCAAAGCAAAACCAAAATAGCCTTCAAACGTATTGGTATTGCCCTCCTCTGGAGTGGTGTACTGATAGGCTTTATGGTATTGCTTGTGGCCGCAGTGCGGGAAAAGGACCATACAAAATGTAAAGGCCTGAAGATAACGCTCAAAGGAGACGACCGGAATGCCTTTATAGATGAAAAAGATATTAAAGCACTGATCAACAACTCCAAAGACCGTAAGCAAAACCCGGTAGGCATGCTGATCAGCGATATCAATATCGGCAACCTGGAACGTATTGTTGAACGGGACCCCTGGGTTCGCTCCGCGGAACTGTTCATCGACAACAACGAGGTGTTGAATATCGAAGTGGTACAACGCGATCCGCTGGCCCGCGTGTTCACTTTCTCCGGGAATAGTTTTTACCTGGATGAACAGGGAGAGCGCATTCCCGTTTCAGATCGCTTTTCAGCCAGGGTGCCTGTATTTACCGGTTTCCCTACAGATGCCATGCAGTTGAAAAAGGAAGACAGCCTGTTGTATACGCAAATGGGAGAAATGGCCCGCTTCATTGCAACAGATACTTTCTGGAATGCGCAGGTGGAACAGGTGATCATTACAGGAGACAGAAAATTCGAGTTCATTCCCAAGCTCGGCGACCATGTGGTTGTTTTTGGTGAGGGAACGGATATAGCCGCTAAGTTTAACAAACTGCTCGTTTTCTACCGCGAAGGCTTAAACAAAGCAGGATGGAACACTTACTCAAGACTGAACATTGCCTACCATGAAGAGGTGATAGGAACCAGGAGAGATGGCAAGAGCGCACCGCCGCCGCCCATGTACAAAGATTCTACTGTTGCAGATGTAGCGATGGATGATGATGATCACAGTACACCGGCACCGGCCACGACACCTAAACCAGCAGCGGCTAAACCCAAAGCTGACAAACCAGCTGCTACTAAAAAGCCAGCAGCCAGAAAGCCTGAGAAAAAGGCAGAAGGCCCAAAGCCCAAAGCAGTATATAACAAACCTAATCGTAATCGCAACTAA